The Anopheles maculipalpis chromosome 3RL, idAnoMacuDA_375_x, whole genome shotgun sequence genomic sequence GATGGATTCCTTCATCAATCCGGTGCCGGTGCGAGTGCGTTTGCctttctgctgcttgctgttTTGGTACAAGAAATGTCACTTCGATAGAAATTTGGTGCTACACTCTTTTTGCCCGCCGTTCGCCCGCGGGTCGCTGTTTGCCGGCAGTGGTTCCGAGGGAAGTAGGAAAAGGCTCACTTTTTAAAAACGATTCTTGCGGTTTGTTCATTATCGCCTGTCAATAGGTCCGTGTCCGGTCAGGGCGTCAAAATGGCTGCTGGTAAATGCCAACGCAAAACGATCGTTGTAATACAACCGCTTCCACCGCGGGTAGCGCTGTCACGCCGATCGGATGCCAACGGTCACGGCTACCAAATGCCTTTCGGCCCAAAACCCGAACCCTGGCCGTATCTTTATCGCTATCGGAGCACGAAGCGACCGTCTAGTGCACGTTTCAGTACACCGTTCGAGAATCATCTTGCCGCGACACACTTTCCGAGCCCTGTTTTCCGCCCACCGCAGCACCGGCATAAGGACCCGCTAAACGAggattttatgcaaaaatcaTGTGCATTTATATAACGACACACAACAACTTGCCAACTGGCAGGAGGTGGTTGGTGGGAGTCTCCCCCGGATGCGGAGAGTATTTACAAGAAAAAGACACCATGGGCGGTCCTTTCGGGCGTGCTCGGTGGCGCTCGGATGTGCGGTTTGCAATCTATATAAAAGCACAAGGCCCTTGGCAAAGGATTCTCAGTCAGTGAAGATTAGCTCAGTCTCAAGCACGCAAGCCGCTTACTACACACGCTAGCTCAGCATCCTTAAAGCGTGTCTGCCGATAGCCGATTTCCGCGATAGTGTTTCGAGACGGAGTGAATTTcccggacacacacacacgcacccactTGTACGCTAGTGCATTTCCGCGACAGTGATCGGTCCCGTTTGCTTCCTGTGGTTGTGTTTAGTGCTCGGCGTGTCGTTATCGTTTGCTGAACAAACAATCAGGCAGCGTTGCCGTGAAATTGCAACCCAAAACCGCGAGCCCAAGCGCGTGAGTGAGATTTGGTGTAAGTAAAGCGCGTAAGGAAAACGTGCTTTCCACAGATATATGGGATATATACATGGGTACGAGTGTGGTGGATACGCGCAGGAACGCAAAGGGAAGGAAGGGATTAAAATGAAAGTAAGAAACGTCTGCCGGAGACAATGTCTGGCGGGGACTAGAATAGGGTGATTGTTTTGCTGCGAGATATTAAACCGCCGGTTCAAAGAGGAACTCGTCGTGTTCGGAGAAAtggtgaaaattgtgagaaatgacagggtgctttttttctttaatcctCAAAGATTGTTCCTGTACaaattgtgtgaaaattgtCTGATGGATTCGCTTAGAGGCCTTAAGAAAATTGGTCTATTTTATGTAAACTTCATTTCATGTTGGCATCCTTTGGTTAAAATAGATGCAATTTGAAGACAAATATTGAACATAAGTTGTACGAAAGTATCTGTTTCATTAGCCCAAATCTTGGCCGTTTGGCGTCCTCTCAAAAAGCTTTGCGAGCAGCGAAATCTGACGCTCGATCAGCCGTTGCGTATTTGCCATTGCTACAGCTCCTTCATTGAGTAGAACACCTGACAAAACAGTGACTTAGGAAGCTAGTTGCAGATATTCGGAGATCTTCTAAGGTTTTTTAGCTTCCCAAAAATGAATTGATTCGAGTTTCAACGATACAGTGTGAAATACTCATTTTAAGTATTATTTTTACGTTATAACAagtctttttcttttatcgATCACTGTATGCTGGAAGTGATCGATGAtggtagatttttttattcagaaGTAAtgctttttgtaaaataaagttataaacagtaaaaattattctaaaCTAATGTTTCTAAAGCACAAAAGGTATGCGAATCCTTCTACAGGTTTCAGGAAATactctaaaatattttttgaaattttgtcttCTTGGAAGTGTTATATCCTGACTGTATAAGACTTAGATTATTCGCTGTGTGCcttaaattgtttcaatttaaactAACACTTCTCGCTTCAAAGAGGATTATGGTATtatcaaaaccaaaaccaatcaTTAACCCATATCAATGAACAACCTTTTACTCCCAACATACCACCCCCATTGATCCTCACCCCCTTCGACAGCCCTGTCCGGAGGCACATTTTCCAAACACGTTAATGCAATTGAAAACACGCTGCGGGAAGCGAGTGCCCAGTTTTTCGCACTTTACCCATAACAGCATGGAAGCTGCCTCCCGTTCCAGTTTGGCTTCACCGTATACCTCCCTTCCGGAGCAGCATGTGTGGCTAAGACAGATGACTCTCGGTCATGTTTTGGAAAACATGCATGGAAGCCGTACGTTTGCAAAACTGGGAAGCGTTGACAAGGGCTAGTGGAAGGTGGATAAGAAAATGGAATAGCCTTTAAAAGACGCTTGTCTCTTATCAAACCGGCCCACTCGAAGTGCTGCCCGAAGCCATTCAACATTCGGTCAAGGTTACTGAGTGATGTGAGGGATGCGCCGGATTGCACCTAATTAAAGCTGACGTAATGGTGTTGGTGTGTCtggaaatgatttgtttggttcgttttacTTACAGACGAAACCGTGTCCCGAAAGCGTGTTCCGatggcacaccgaagttcggccAAGCTGGTGCTGGCACTGGTATCGTTGTTCTGCGTACTTCAAATGTTGGAGTGTGGAGTAGTGGATCGAGTAAGTGTTTATCAAATCTTCCGTAAAATTGTTACACTAGCTCTAATCGATACAACATGGACTATTTTGTTTTAGCAACCTCGAGCCTATAAACAGTACAACACCGAACCACAGAAGAGACCGTTCTGCAATGCCTTTACCGGGTGTGGCAAAAAGCGATCGTCCGCGTCTAGTCCACCGAGCGCTGCGGCAGCTGCGGCCGCCGCCGCCATGCTGCAGCGCCACATGCAGAACGTGGAAGCGAACCGAAGGGACAGAATAAGCAGCGACTTTGACCCGAACGAAGAATCCATCAGCAGTCTGCTCGATCTCAACACGGAACCGGCCGTCGAAGATCTGCTGCGGCAGATCATGTCCGAGGCAAAGCTGTGGGAAGCGATCCAGGAAGCGAATCGGGAAATTTACCTGCAGAAATCGGGCGTCAAGGAGCAGCGTACCGATTTCCCGCTGACGTTCAGCACGCAGTAAGCTGTAGCTGTATCGCACCGTTTCCGGTTACCGTTACCAAACGATCGCTTACCAAGCAACCAATATTTCTACTTCTTGATGTATAAATAGTCCACTCGGCAAACCGTGCACTGATGGGCGAATTGTGAATCTCTTTTAAAAACTGTACTGGCTAGGGAAACGGACATAAGCTCCACGGTTGAACACTGTTACTTCTCTTTTCTCACAACACATAAGCAAGGTCGCATGCGAGCGACGCCCTCAAGAAACAAGAGGAATGTTTCTTATACTGTAGATCGTTACTAGTCTTAAGGAAGCAAAAAGCCCGTACACTAAACCAAATCCTAACACACTGTAGACAAGGCACTCTTGTCATTGGAGACAAGGGACACGATACATTTCTGTACGACCCTGGGGACCCTGGGGCATCCCCCGCCGTACGGTGAGTTAATGAAACACGGCAAGAGTTCtgcaatgcaataaaaatcgcGAGTATAAATCTGAAATGAAACATCGAACGATTGAGCGCTACTTGAAGATGTAGACTTTATTCGGCCATAAAAGGGTGCACAAAACCTGCAACAGATAAACGAGAACAATTGCGAATAATGGTGTGCCGGTTTCGGAACACCTAGCTATATAGATCCCACCGACGGGATTTAGAACTCTTCCACGTATCCTTCCACGATGATGCCCGGAACGATTTCTTCGGTGATAAAGCCACCGGTCAGGCTGTTTTGATTCTCGTCGTGCGGTGTAGTCGAGCGACTTCGCGACGGTCCTGCCTTCTGCTCGTTCATCATGAACGTGTCCTGCGTGAGGGATAGCTTGCGCTGGTTGGGTGAGGTACTGTGGCTACTGTTGCCATTCTCCGTACCCTGGCAGGATTTGGGGCGTTCGGTCGCTTTGCTCTGATAGACCACGTTGGTGGAGGACGAGTCCCGGCGCTTGGCATCCACATTGGCAGTGGGGTAGTAGCTGTTaccgttgttgttattgttcgcGTCATCAAAGTcgatgctggtggtggtgagtgAAAGTCCTTCCGAGTTGCGCTTCATGGAGGCACGGTTGTAGTTGGTTTTACGCAACAATCCCTGGAAGTTGAACGGCGGTTCGTCGTCCGAGTTGTCATTctggaaaatttaattgaaccaTACTCATTTACACTgaatttaagaagaaaaaagagacgTGGCTTTAGCTACCTCGTCGGCATTTTTCTTGCCAATCAGTTCCATCTCCTTGATCGGATTGATCTTCGTTGGTGTAATCGGTCGAATCTGCGGCTGTGGGGCAGGCCGCTTCTTGATACCCTTCTGTGGAAACTCGGCCGCCATTGGTACTTCCGGTTCGGGCACCGGAACTCGCGGTGCCTGTCGCTTCTTGTATACGGCCGTCTTACTGGTTATGGAACCCGTTTCATCAAAGCTAGTGCCACTGAACTTGTTACGAATATCATCCACACTCTGCCGAGCGTACGGGATGGGTGAGTAAACCGAGGACATCTGAACCGAAGGTTGAATCGGCGACCGTGGACGATTGATAGCGTACGGTTCCACCACACGATGCGGAGAAAGGCTGGAaattaagaaaacaaattagCCATCTATTCAAAATCCCTTTACGAACTCATCTAGCGTTTGCGATCCTCACCGTTTTATTGGTAAGCTTGGATCCCGATGGAACGGTTCGTTGGCGAGCGTATGCTCACCGACTTCACCGGGTCCGTCCGCCCGTATACCTTTCTGCGCGGAACGGGTAATTTCGGAGGAAAGATTTTTCCTACGCCGTAACGGTGCATCCCAGTCCTCGGTGTCGGAATCGTTACCGGTGTAGATGTACGATGCCGACGATGGGTCACACATGTACGTCGTATCGAAGAAGGGAATGTCGTCAAACAGGAAGCGTAATTTCCATACCGGTGGCCGCTGGGCACCGAGCAGAGCTGGATTACGCTGGTTCGGATCGATCTTGTCCAGCATGATGCAGTTGCTGTTGGTAGCAAACCCAGCAACGAGTCGTTGATTGTAAATGTGAACCTGTGGAGAAAAGGCAACAAAATGCGTTACATGATTCGATTTCGGGTATTGcccctaaaagtatgcaatttgtacTACATGTTGTT encodes the following:
- the LOC126565535 gene encoding cardioactive peptide — translated: MAHRSSAKLVLALVSLFCVLQMLECGVVDRQPRAYKQYNTEPQKRPFCNAFTGCGKKRSSASSPPSAAAAAAAAAMLQRHMQNVEANRRDRISSDFDPNEESISSLLDLNTEPAVEDLLRQIMSEAKLWEAIQEANREIYLQKSGVKEQRTDFPLTFSTQ